A genomic stretch from Mus pahari chromosome 6, PAHARI_EIJ_v1.1, whole genome shotgun sequence includes:
- the Gale gene encoding UDP-glucose 4-epimerase: protein MEKVLVTGGAGYIGSHTVLELLEAGYSPVVIDNFHNAIRGEDSMPESLRRVQELTGRSVEFEEMDILDQAALQHLFKKHSFKAVIHFAGLKAVGESVQKPLDYYRVNLTGTVKLLEIMRAHGVKNLVFSSSATVYGNPQYLPLDEAHPTGGCTNPYGKSKFFIEEMIRDLCRADKSWNAVLLRYFNPIGAHASGRIGEDPQGIPNNLMPYVSQVAIGRREALNVFGDDYATEDGTGVRDYIHVVDLAKGHIAALKKLKEQCGCRIYNLGTGTGYSVLQMVQAMEKASGKKIPYKVVARREGDVAACYANPSLAHEELGWTAALGLDRMCEDLWRWQKQNPSGFGAQA, encoded by the exons ATGGAGAAGGTGCTGGTCACGGGTGGGGCTGGCTACATCGGCAGCCACACGGTATTGGAGCTGCTGGAGGCAGGCTACTCGCCTGTAGTCATTGACAACTTCCATAACGCCATTCGCG GAGAAGACTCCATGCCTGAGAGCCTGCGCCGGGTCCAGGAGTTGACAGGCCGCTCTGTGGAGTTCGAGGAGATGGACATCTTGGACCAGGCAGCCCTACAGCACCTCTTTAAGAAG CACAGCTTTAAGGCGGTCATCCACTTTGCTGGCCTCAAGGCTGTGGGCGAGTCAGTGCAGAAGCCTCTGGATTACTATAGAGTTAACTTAACAGGGACCGTCAAGCTTCTGGAG ATCATGAGGGCCCACGGAGTGAAGAATCTGGTGTTCAGCAGCTCAGCCACCGTATATGGGAACCCCCAGTACCTGCCTCTGGATGAGGCCCACCCCACCGGGGGCTGCACCAACCCCTATGGCAAGTCCAAGTTCTTCATCGAGGAGATGATCCGGGACCTATGCCGGGCAGACAAG TCCTGGAACGCCGTGCTGCTTCGGTACTTCAATCCCATAGGCGCCCACGCCTCTGGGCGCATCGGTGAAGATCCTCAGGGTATTCCCAACAACCTCATGCCCTACGTCTCCCAG GTGGCAATCGGGCGACGAGAGGCCCTGAATGTCTTTGGTGATGACTATGCTACAGAGGATGGGACAG GTGTGAGGGATTACATTCACGTGGTAGATCTGGCGAAGGGCCATATAGCAGccttgaagaagctgaaggaacaATGTGGTTGCCGG ATCTACAACCTGGGCACGGGCACAGGCTACTCCGTCCTGCAGATGGTCCAAGCCATGGAGAAAGCCTCAGGGAAGAAG ATCCCGTACAAGGTGGTGGCACGGCGGGAAGGTGATGTGGCGGCCTGTTATGCCAACCCCAGCCTGGCCCATGAGGAGCTGGGCTGGACAGCAGCCCTGGGGCTGGACAGGATGT GTGAAGATCTGTGGCGCTGGCAGAAGCAGAACCCTTCCGGCTTTGGAGCGCAGGCCTGA